One Verrucomicrobiaceae bacterium genomic window carries:
- a CDS encoding DUF1553 domain-containing protein yields the protein MAQRALPIDQAAARIDEIVTAGLKERGLALQPPADAATLTRRLHFDLIGLPPSASEISDQHAEIARLLASPSFGEKWASDWLDIARYADSYGFQVDRERDVWPWRDWVVRALNESLPFDQFVTWQLAGDLLPDATDDQILATAFNRLHQQESEGGSIEEEYRVEYVADRVQTFATAFLGLTFECARCHDHKYDPISQKEYYGLFSMFQNIDEAGLYAFFTPAPPTPTHMIMDAPSKAKFASAQAAVKTLEAKMPPHLDTPDFSTGEIAAFHFDQLDKNTLANQKDPKSPATLKGENKLGPGKNGSAVQFTGDDAVDTKIGNFSRHEPFSISLWLQTPDHKDRAVVLHRSRAWTDAASRGYELLIEDGRLKWSLIHFWPGNAISIRATEPLPLKTWTHVTITNDGSSRAEGLRLFVNGKRAATEVIRDALTKNITGGGGDTISLGERFRDRGFKGGLIDELRVFNRDVSLPATLDLKELTAARAEVTKISDAQREIMVMRELPQPKKAFTLIRGEYDKHGEEVGPITPAALPPLDAKLPRNRLGLAKWLTAPNHPLLARVTVNRVWAALFGRGLVKTAEDFGSQGERPLYPELIDLLAAHFIQSGWDVKALIETIVRSRTYQQRSIADAATMADDPDNQWLARGPRHRLSAEMIRDNALAISGLLKTQIGGPPVYPIEMTEAFKPIGPSAGDGAYRRSLYTTWRRTSPPPAMLAFDAPRRAVCTAKRERTDSPLQALILLNGPQFIEAARVLAEKLLAEKPSDTAQLIERGFLRCLSRKPDAKEQSICQQLHAEQLQHFQSNAQATQALKATSPAHAAATVLVQALMNHDECVVKR from the coding sequence ATGGCACAACGTGCACTGCCTATCGATCAAGCCGCTGCCCGAATCGACGAGATCGTCACGGCAGGACTGAAGGAACGCGGTTTAGCGCTCCAACCACCTGCGGATGCGGCCACGCTCACTCGCAGGCTGCATTTTGACCTCATCGGGCTGCCGCCTTCGGCTTCTGAAATCTCAGATCAGCATGCTGAAATCGCCAGATTGCTGGCCTCGCCGTCTTTTGGTGAAAAATGGGCCAGTGACTGGCTCGACATCGCCCGCTATGCCGATAGCTACGGCTTCCAGGTGGATCGCGAGCGTGATGTCTGGCCCTGGCGTGACTGGGTGGTGCGGGCGCTGAATGAAAGCCTGCCTTTTGATCAATTCGTGACCTGGCAGCTCGCGGGCGACTTGCTGCCCGATGCCACGGACGATCAGATCCTCGCCACGGCCTTCAATCGCCTGCACCAGCAGGAGAGCGAAGGCGGCAGCATCGAAGAGGAATACCGTGTCGAGTATGTCGCGGATCGTGTGCAGACCTTTGCCACGGCCTTTCTCGGACTCACCTTTGAGTGCGCACGCTGCCATGATCACAAATACGATCCCATCAGCCAAAAGGAGTATTACGGCCTGTTTTCCATGTTCCAAAACATCGACGAAGCCGGGCTTTACGCCTTCTTCACGCCTGCGCCGCCCACACCGACGCACATGATCATGGATGCGCCGTCCAAAGCCAAGTTCGCGAGTGCCCAAGCTGCCGTGAAGACCCTAGAGGCCAAAATGCCGCCGCATCTCGATACGCCGGATTTTTCCACCGGAGAGATCGCCGCGTTCCATTTCGACCAACTCGACAAAAACACGCTCGCGAACCAAAAAGACCCCAAATCGCCCGCCACGCTCAAAGGCGAAAACAAGCTCGGTCCCGGCAAAAACGGCAGCGCCGTGCAATTCACCGGAGATGACGCTGTGGACACGAAAATCGGCAATTTCAGCCGCCATGAGCCCTTCAGCATCTCCCTCTGGCTGCAAACGCCGGATCACAAGGACCGCGCCGTCGTGCTCCACCGCAGCCGCGCATGGACGGATGCAGCTAGTCGCGGCTATGAGCTGCTCATCGAGGATGGTCGCCTCAAATGGTCGCTCATTCACTTCTGGCCCGGCAATGCCATCTCCATCCGCGCCACCGAGCCACTGCCGCTGAAGACCTGGACCCACGTCACCATCACGAATGATGGCAGCAGCCGCGCGGAGGGCCTGCGTCTCTTTGTGAATGGCAAACGGGCCGCCACGGAGGTCATCCGCGATGCTTTGACCAAAAACATCACCGGTGGCGGCGGGGACACCATCAGCCTCGGAGAGCGCTTCCGCGACCGTGGCTTCAAAGGCGGCCTGATCGATGAGCTTCGTGTTTTTAACCGCGATGTCAGCCTGCCCGCCACGCTGGATCTCAAGGAACTCACTGCCGCCCGTGCGGAGGTGACGAAAATCTCCGATGCCCAACGCGAAATCATGGTCATGCGTGAGCTACCGCAGCCGAAAAAGGCCTTCACACTCATCCGTGGCGAGTATGACAAGCACGGCGAAGAAGTCGGTCCCATCACGCCCGCTGCGCTGCCGCCGCTGGATGCAAAACTGCCGCGCAACCGCCTGGGGCTCGCCAAATGGCTCACCGCACCGAATCATCCTCTGCTGGCCCGTGTCACGGTGAATCGTGTGTGGGCAGCTCTTTTCGGTCGTGGTCTGGTCAAGACGGCAGAGGACTTTGGCAGCCAGGGAGAGAGGCCGCTGTATCCCGAGTTGATCGACTTGCTCGCCGCGCACTTCATCCAAAGCGGCTGGGATGTGAAGGCGCTGATCGAGACCATCGTCCGCAGCCGCACCTACCAGCAGCGCAGCATCGCCGATGCCGCGACGATGGCCGATGATCCAGACAATCAGTGGCTGGCACGCGGCCCACGGCATCGACTCAGCGCCGAAATGATCCGTGACAATGCGCTGGCCATTTCCGGCCTGCTCAAAACCCAGATCGGCGGCCCACCCGTCTATCCGATCGAAATGACGGAGGCATTCAAGCCCATCGGCCCCAGCGCGGGCGATGGAGCTTACCGCCGCAGCCTTTACACCACATGGCGCCGCACCAGCCCACCGCCCGCGATGCTGGCTTTTGATGCTCCACGCCGCGCCGTCTGCACCGCGAAACGCGAGCGCACCGACAGTCCGCTCCAGGCACTGATCCTGCTCAATGGGCCGCAATTCATCGAAGCAGCCCGCGTGCTGGCGGAAAAACTCCTCGCCGAAAAGCCCAGCGACACCGCCCAGCTCATCGAGCGCGGCTTTCTGCGCTGCCTCAGCCGCAAACCGGATGCGAAGGAGCAAAGCATCTGCCAGCAACTCCATGCGGAGCAGCTCCAGCATTTCCAAAGCAACGCCCAGGCGACCCAGGCACTCAAAGCCACCTCACCCGCCCACGCAGCGGCCACCGTGCTCGTGCAGGCACTGATGAATCACGATGAGTGCGTGGTGAAGCGGTGA
- a CDS encoding DUF1501 domain-containing protein — translation MHAPIPSPCRPQEHLSRRGMLRGGVGAAGMSWLTPLADALAVQAEKKPAKSLILLWLGGGASQHDTFDPHPTTKIGGGVKAVDTAIPGVSFAAGLEQTASVMGDVTLIRSMVSREGDHERAFYNVKTGYRPDPTLIHPSIGAVLCHEMPEARIEIPTHVSILPNQWPARGGYFGAQFDAFQVYDPKGSIPDVKARVTDERMQQRMAGLRVVEQAFSTGRMENLDQQKTLHQLSIERARKMMTTEQLKAFDVSQAAASERAAYGDTAFGRGCLAALRLIQTGVRCVEVTLNGWDTHANNLEGQATQVKILDAAYASLIRDLKRQGLLQSTLVICGGEFGRTPRINNLGGRDHWPHAFSMLVAGGGFAAGRVIGATDPQGEKKEPEKPIFIEDLHATALDLLGIDYLKEIMTPVGRPMALSKGDVVEEPRPERAARAQGLRTKWRSEPGAYQTEDRIYKITGLCRI, via the coding sequence ATGCACGCACCCATTCCTTCTCCATGCCGCCCACAGGAGCATCTGAGCCGCCGTGGAATGCTGCGCGGTGGGGTGGGCGCGGCGGGCATGTCCTGGCTCACGCCGCTAGCGGATGCCCTCGCTGTGCAGGCAGAGAAAAAGCCCGCGAAGTCGCTCATCCTGCTCTGGCTGGGTGGTGGGGCCAGTCAGCATGATACCTTTGACCCACATCCGACGACAAAGATCGGCGGTGGGGTGAAAGCCGTCGATACAGCGATCCCTGGAGTGAGCTTTGCTGCCGGATTGGAGCAAACAGCGAGCGTCATGGGCGATGTGACGCTGATCCGCAGCATGGTCAGTCGCGAGGGCGACCACGAGCGTGCTTTCTACAATGTCAAAACCGGCTACCGCCCAGATCCCACACTCATTCACCCCAGCATCGGCGCTGTGCTCTGCCATGAAATGCCAGAGGCACGAATCGAGATCCCCACCCATGTCTCCATCCTGCCGAATCAGTGGCCAGCGCGGGGCGGCTACTTCGGGGCACAGTTTGATGCCTTCCAGGTCTATGACCCGAAAGGCAGCATCCCAGATGTGAAGGCCCGCGTGACTGATGAGCGCATGCAGCAGCGCATGGCGGGCCTTAGAGTGGTGGAGCAGGCTTTTTCCACCGGTCGCATGGAAAACCTGGATCAGCAAAAAACACTGCATCAGCTCTCCATCGAGCGTGCACGGAAAATGATGACCACGGAGCAACTAAAGGCCTTCGATGTGAGCCAAGCTGCCGCCAGCGAGCGAGCAGCCTATGGTGACACTGCTTTTGGCCGCGGATGTCTCGCTGCGCTGCGCCTGATCCAAACCGGCGTGCGTTGTGTGGAGGTCACGCTCAATGGCTGGGACACCCACGCGAACAATCTCGAAGGCCAGGCCACCCAGGTCAAAATTCTCGATGCAGCCTATGCATCCCTAATTCGCGATTTGAAGCGCCAAGGGCTGCTCCAGAGCACCCTGGTCATCTGCGGCGGCGAATTCGGCCGCACACCGCGCATCAACAACCTCGGCGGGCGTGATCACTGGCCGCACGCCTTCAGCATGCTCGTCGCAGGCGGTGGATTCGCCGCTGGACGCGTCATCGGTGCCACCGATCCGCAGGGCGAGAAAAAAGAGCCCGAAAAGCCCATCTTCATCGAGGACCTGCACGCCACCGCACTCGATTTATTGGGGATCGATTACCTGAAGGAAATCATGACGCCCGTGGGCCGCCCCATGGCCCTGAGCAAAGGAGATGTCGTGGAAGAGCCCAGGCCTGAGCGAGCGGCTAGGGCACAAGGCCTACGTACGAAATGGCGAAGTGAACCTGGAGCCTATCAAACAGAAGACAGGATTTACAAGATTACAGGATTATGCAGGATTTAA
- a CDS encoding superoxide dismutase, which translates to MAHTLAPLPYPSNALEPHIDQQTMEIHHGRHHNAYVTNLNNALAGNAELEGKSIEDLCKNINSVPEAIRAAVRNNGGGHFNHTLFWNIMGPNAGGAPTGALADAINAAFGSFDAFKEAFAKAGATRFGSGWAWLVVKDGKVAVTSTPNQDNPLMDASGTPILGCDVWEHAYYLKYQNKRPDYIAAWWNTVNWSAVAANYQAALG; encoded by the coding sequence ATGGCCCACACACTCGCCCCCCTGCCCTATCCATCCAATGCGCTGGAGCCGCATATCGACCAGCAAACCATGGAGATTCACCATGGCCGTCATCACAACGCCTATGTGACCAATCTGAACAATGCCCTCGCAGGCAATGCCGAGCTCGAAGGCAAATCCATCGAAGACCTCTGCAAAAACATCAACAGCGTGCCCGAAGCCATCCGTGCTGCCGTGCGCAACAATGGCGGCGGTCACTTCAACCACACCCTGTTCTGGAACATCATGGGCCCGAATGCTGGCGGAGCCCCCACGGGTGCCCTCGCAGACGCGATCAATGCCGCTTTTGGCAGCTTTGATGCCTTCAAAGAAGCCTTCGCCAAAGCCGGTGCCACACGCTTCGGCTCCGGCTGGGCCTGGCTCGTCGTGAAGGACGGCAAAGTCGCCGTCACCTCCACTCCGAATCAGGACAATCCGCTCATGGATGCCAGTGGCACCCCCATCCTGGGCTGCGATGTCTGGGAGCATGCCTACTACCTCAAGTATCAGAACAAGCGCCCCGATTACATCGCCGCGTGGTGGAATACCGTGAACTGGAGCGCCGTCGCGGCGAACTACCAGGCCGCTCTCGGCTGA
- a CDS encoding thiamine-monophosphate kinase translates to MPTLADIGEDKLIRRLMRGVKLDRDVIAGAGDDCAVVRSTKNEHTLLKTDALVQDVHFTLETPPRLIGRKAIARVVSDFAAMGGTPRHAMITLVAPPSMEVEFLADVYRGMKTISKQFGINLVGGETSRGLVLMLSISMTGTVPSRHWLSRSEGKAGDVLLVTGQLGGSIKGKHLKFEPRLTEGRWLSENAHPHAMMDISDGLAKDLPRLALASGTHYQVNVASLPCTPGCTFDQAWGDGEDYELLLAVNPRSLKSLLPKWRAAFPKLPLTVIGKLVPPGEGRPPDFESNGWDHFALSGE, encoded by the coding sequence ATGCCCACATTAGCCGACATCGGAGAAGACAAGCTCATCCGCCGCCTCATGCGCGGAGTGAAGCTCGACCGCGATGTCATCGCGGGTGCGGGGGATGACTGCGCCGTCGTCCGCAGCACGAAAAACGAGCACACCCTGCTCAAAACCGATGCGCTGGTGCAGGACGTGCATTTCACCCTAGAGACACCGCCGCGCCTCATCGGGCGGAAGGCCATCGCACGCGTCGTCAGTGACTTCGCCGCGATGGGAGGCACGCCACGGCATGCCATGATCACGCTCGTCGCCCCACCCAGCATGGAGGTGGAGTTCCTCGCCGATGTGTATCGCGGCATGAAAACCATCTCGAAGCAATTCGGCATCAATCTCGTCGGCGGAGAGACCTCACGCGGCCTGGTGCTCATGCTGAGCATCTCCATGACCGGGACCGTGCCATCACGGCACTGGCTCTCACGCAGCGAGGGAAAGGCCGGAGACGTCCTGCTCGTCACCGGCCAACTCGGCGGCTCCATCAAAGGCAAGCACCTCAAATTTGAGCCCCGACTCACGGAGGGCCGCTGGCTCTCTGAAAATGCCCATCCACATGCCATGATGGACATCAGCGACGGACTCGCCAAAGACCTGCCACGGCTCGCACTGGCCAGCGGCACGCATTATCAGGTCAATGTAGCCTCCCTACCCTGCACACCTGGATGTACCTTTGATCAGGCCTGGGGAGATGGAGAGGACTACGAGCTGCTGCTCGCCGTCAATCCACGCTCCCTCAAATCCCTGCTGCCAAAATGGCGGGCCGCCTTCCCCAAGCTGCCACTCACCGTCATCGGCAAGCTCGTCCCTCCCGGCGAAGGCAGACCGCCCGACTTTGAGAGCAATGGCTGGGATCACTTCGCCCTCAGTGGAGAGTAA
- a CDS encoding YdcF family protein: MKRRFWIAILVLGLVFVSVLFGSEAWIAHCAERYAAAEANALPSGPVAVVLGTTPVLQGKWANPYFQPRLESAAALFHAGKVRAVIASGDHGTREYDEPTVMKERLVALGVPAERVVCDYAGFRTLDSVLRAKLVFGQRRVIFVSQRFHHLRAVYLARACGMEAWGLDAAEPPAHLTLKTRLREKFACVKALLDVHVLGTQPRFLGEPVAVPN, from the coding sequence ATGAAAAGACGTTTTTGGATCGCGATTCTCGTTTTGGGGCTGGTTTTTGTGTCGGTGCTCTTTGGCAGCGAGGCGTGGATCGCTCACTGCGCGGAGCGCTATGCGGCTGCGGAGGCCAATGCGCTGCCGAGTGGGCCGGTGGCGGTGGTTTTGGGCACGACGCCGGTTTTGCAGGGGAAATGGGCGAATCCGTATTTCCAGCCGCGCTTAGAGTCTGCGGCGGCGCTGTTTCATGCGGGGAAAGTCCGGGCGGTGATCGCTAGCGGGGATCACGGCACGCGGGAGTATGATGAGCCGACGGTGATGAAGGAACGGCTCGTGGCGCTGGGTGTACCGGCGGAGCGTGTGGTGTGTGACTACGCAGGGTTTCGCACGCTGGACTCGGTGCTGCGGGCGAAGTTGGTTTTTGGGCAGAGGCGGGTGATTTTCGTTTCGCAGCGGTTTCATCATCTGCGGGCGGTGTATCTGGCTCGTGCGTGTGGGATGGAGGCCTGGGGGCTGGATGCGGCAGAACCACCGGCGCATCTGACGCTGAAAACTCGGCTGCGGGAGAAATTCGCCTGCGTGAAGGCTCTGCTCGATGTGCATGTGCTTGGGACGCAGCCGCGATTTCTCGGGGAGCCAGTGGCGGTGCCGAATTAG
- a CDS encoding DNA alkylation repair protein, which yields MTLSQLRKELRSQATPAHAEVSQRFFKTGPGEYGEGDLFMGLKVPQIRAMLPRTDEMDEGGVLELLRSKWHEERLLALLILVRRFQRAKKEPEIQRQIVTLYLANTEWVNNWDLVDSSAPHLLGAWLLERDRAVLGRLAGSDNLWEQRIAVLATQAFIRSNDFRDTLRLCADFLNHEHDLMHKACGWMLREVGKRDVKALKAFLEQYAVRMPRTMLRYAIEKLPREVRLDYMSRRA from the coding sequence ATGACATTGAGCCAACTCAGGAAGGAACTTCGCTCGCAGGCCACACCTGCGCATGCGGAGGTGTCGCAGCGGTTTTTCAAAACGGGGCCAGGGGAGTATGGAGAAGGGGATTTGTTCATGGGGCTGAAGGTTCCGCAAATCCGCGCCATGTTGCCGCGCACCGATGAAATGGATGAAGGAGGAGTTTTGGAGCTTTTGCGGTCCAAATGGCATGAGGAGAGGCTGTTGGCTTTGTTGATTCTTGTGCGGCGCTTTCAGCGTGCCAAAAAGGAGCCGGAGATTCAGCGGCAAATCGTCACGCTTTATTTGGCGAATACCGAGTGGGTCAATAACTGGGATTTGGTGGATAGCAGTGCTCCGCATCTTCTCGGGGCCTGGCTGCTGGAGCGGGATCGTGCGGTGCTTGGCCGTTTGGCAGGCTCTGACAATCTGTGGGAGCAGCGGATTGCCGTGCTGGCTACGCAGGCTTTCATTCGTTCGAATGATTTCAGGGATACGCTGCGGCTGTGTGCGGATTTTTTGAACCATGAGCATGATCTGATGCACAAGGCCTGCGGCTGGATGCTGCGTGAGGTAGGGAAGCGCGATGTGAAGGCGCTAAAGGCCTTTTTGGAACAATACGCTGTGCGGATGCCACGCACGATGTTGCGCTATGCGATTGAAAAACTGCCGCGTGAGGTCCGATTGGACTACATGAGCCGAAGGGCATGA
- a CDS encoding biopolymer transporter ExbD, with amino-acid sequence MKRPLHTLQVENAVQPGFQIAPMIDVVFVIMLFFMVMAASVRKEGELGLHLPRGLHLWESGPLADVEITLGIQADHNVTMNEEVFDSPGQQQLPQLTRTLRRLAASSHATGSKVLATIEAEPQADYQRIIDVLAALHVAGIGHVTFQVNAE; translated from the coding sequence ATGAAACGCCCTCTCCACACTCTCCAGGTCGAAAACGCGGTTCAGCCCGGTTTTCAGATCGCCCCGATGATTGATGTCGTCTTCGTCATCATGCTCTTTTTCATGGTCATGGCCGCCAGTGTGCGAAAAGAGGGCGAGCTCGGGCTACACCTGCCACGGGGACTCCATTTATGGGAATCAGGCCCGCTAGCCGATGTGGAAATCACACTCGGCATCCAAGCCGACCACAACGTGACGATGAATGAAGAAGTATTCGACTCCCCAGGCCAGCAGCAGCTTCCACAGCTCACACGCACCCTGCGCCGACTCGCTGCATCCTCGCACGCCACAGGCTCCAAAGTGCTCGCCACCATCGAAGCAGAGCCTCAAGCAGACTACCAGCGCATCATCGACGTCCTCGCCGCGCTCCATGTTGCTGGCATCGGGCATGTCACCTTCCAAGTGAACGCCGAGTAG
- a CDS encoding aspartate 1-decarboxylase — translation MLRHLLKSKIHRARVTDANTEYEGSITIPLDLMEDVDLWEGERVLVTSITSGARLETYVITGPRGSGKIVVNGAAAHLINTGHRVTIMAWAQSEHPIVPKRLLLDEKNQIVNRTFK, via the coding sequence GTGCTCAGACACCTGCTCAAATCCAAAATCCACCGCGCCCGCGTCACCGACGCCAACACCGAATACGAGGGAAGCATCACCATTCCGCTCGATCTCATGGAAGACGTGGACCTATGGGAGGGCGAAAGAGTCCTCGTCACCTCCATCACCAGTGGTGCCCGGCTAGAGACCTACGTCATCACGGGCCCGCGTGGCTCCGGGAAAATCGTGGTCAACGGCGCCGCTGCTCACTTAATCAACACCGGCCACCGCGTCACCATCATGGCCTGGGCCCAGAGCGAGCACCCCATCGTCCCCAAGCGCCTCCTGCTCGACGAAAAGAACCAGATCGTGAACCGGACATTCAAGTAG
- the mnmE gene encoding tRNA uridine-5-carboxymethylaminomethyl(34) synthesis GTPase MnmE, whose translation MLSDTIAAISTATGEAAISVIRLTGPKSLQIAAQAFKLPANPLPRFAHLVSAMDETRAVIDSGLFFHFVAPASYTGEAVVEFHGHGGLLVTQRVLERVLACGARAAEAGEFTQRAFLNGKMDLTQAEAVMDLIHAQSTLALRAANEQLGGAIGREAAAMQQALIPVLAHVEAFIDFPDEDIAPETGADLLRRIDSVRDQARRLLATSEQGRILRHGARTVISGSPNVGKSSLLNLLLGYERAIVSPTAGTTRDTIEEIIQVHGIPLRLVDTAGLREAGDDIERIGIERTRRELDRADLILEVVDASRSPDEVQRLLLPTEVASRRIFILNKADLGLHPGWSGEKDAIHLSCVSGEGMDTLRDAIRAVIARAGTLSADHPIAINARHQAAFERAAARLDAARAALQSQAAPEFLALELRDSMQSLGEVIGQVDVERVLDVIFSTFCIGK comes from the coding sequence ATGCTTTCTGACACTATCGCCGCGATTTCGACCGCCACTGGCGAGGCCGCCATCTCTGTGATCCGCCTCACCGGTCCTAAATCCCTGCAAATCGCCGCGCAGGCCTTCAAACTACCGGCCAATCCCCTGCCCCGCTTTGCGCATCTGGTTTCTGCGATGGATGAAACGAGAGCGGTGATCGATAGCGGGCTGTTTTTCCACTTCGTAGCGCCTGCGAGCTACACGGGGGAGGCGGTGGTGGAGTTCCACGGCCATGGCGGGCTGCTGGTCACCCAGCGTGTGCTGGAGCGTGTGCTGGCATGCGGGGCACGGGCGGCAGAGGCGGGTGAGTTCACCCAACGTGCTTTTTTGAATGGCAAAATGGACCTCACGCAGGCGGAGGCGGTGATGGACCTCATTCACGCCCAGAGCACGCTGGCGCTGCGTGCGGCCAATGAGCAGCTCGGCGGGGCGATCGGTCGGGAGGCGGCAGCGATGCAGCAGGCGCTGATCCCCGTGCTGGCCCATGTGGAGGCCTTTATCGACTTCCCAGATGAGGACATCGCTCCTGAGACTGGCGCGGATCTGCTACGCCGCATCGACAGTGTGCGTGATCAGGCTAGGCGGTTGCTAGCGACCTCGGAGCAGGGCCGCATCCTCCGCCACGGTGCTCGCACGGTCATTTCCGGCTCGCCGAATGTCGGGAAAAGCAGCTTGCTGAATCTCCTGCTCGGTTACGAGCGTGCCATCGTCAGTCCTACTGCTGGAACCACGCGTGACACCATCGAGGAAATCATCCAGGTCCACGGCATCCCCCTGCGCCTCGTCGATACAGCAGGACTGCGTGAAGCCGGGGACGACATCGAGCGCATCGGTATCGAGCGCACTCGACGGGAGCTGGACCGTGCCGATCTCATCCTGGAAGTGGTGGATGCCAGCAGATCACCGGATGAGGTGCAGCGGCTTCTTTTGCCGACAGAGGTAGCGTCTCGCAGGATCTTCATTCTGAATAAGGCCGATCTCGGGCTGCATCCTGGCTGGAGCGGCGAAAAGGATGCCATCCACCTTTCCTGCGTCTCTGGCGAGGGCATGGACACGCTGCGGGATGCGATCCGGGCCGTCATCGCACGGGCGGGCACGCTCTCCGCAGATCACCCCATAGCCATCAATGCGCGGCATCAGGCGGCCTTTGAGCGGGCCGCTGCTCGGCTCGATGCCGCCCGTGCTGCACTACAATCACAGGCTGCGCCGGAATTCCTCGCGCTGGAATTACGCGATAGCATGCAGTCCCTGGGCGAGGTGATCGGCCAGGTCGATGTGGAGCGTGTGCTCGATGTGATCTTTAGCACTTTCTGCATCGGCAAATGA
- a CDS encoding DUF3445 domain-containing protein: MSSGLDLAFWQRLLPDADHRFQMHLRPGDATRFWQPTSASGDILAERTRWLAETPGRYLCVQEEAAAAISEVAEAVGHAGATAATLATVIEPDWLVLAGDESRFFPVIAGAVLFPSGWALEEKIGLPLHVVHGPVPGLQSALGSQIARFLAKLAPQAAWERDNWGLSADPGLNHHPALLFPRLDAQATLSSTWLRLEQQILQRLPRTGAVLFGIRVTNHRLDQLMTTHPTLAPRLIRALETMDRATAEYKGLATARGTLAEQLRQFE; encoded by the coding sequence ATGAGCAGCGGACTCGATCTGGCCTTCTGGCAGCGCCTCCTACCGGATGCGGATCATCGTTTTCAGATGCATCTACGCCCTGGAGACGCCACACGCTTCTGGCAGCCCACGTCTGCCTCCGGCGACATCTTGGCCGAGCGCACACGCTGGCTCGCAGAGACACCTGGGCGCTACCTCTGCGTCCAAGAAGAGGCCGCAGCAGCCATCTCCGAGGTCGCAGAGGCCGTAGGCCACGCAGGAGCCACAGCGGCCACTTTGGCCACGGTGATCGAGCCAGACTGGCTGGTGCTCGCTGGGGATGAATCCCGCTTTTTCCCCGTCATCGCCGGAGCGGTCCTTTTTCCCTCCGGCTGGGCTTTGGAGGAGAAAATCGGCCTGCCGCTGCATGTGGTGCATGGACCCGTCCCCGGCCTCCAGAGTGCTCTGGGCAGCCAAATCGCCCGTTTTTTAGCCAAGCTAGCCCCCCAGGCCGCCTGGGAGCGGGACAACTGGGGCCTCAGTGCCGATCCTGGGCTCAATCACCACCCGGCGCTGCTTTTTCCGCGCCTGGATGCCCAGGCTACCCTCTCCAGCACCTGGCTGCGCCTGGAGCAGCAGATCCTCCAGCGGCTGCCCCGCACTGGGGCGGTGCTCTTTGGCATCCGAGTGACGAATCACCGGCTCGATCAGCTCATGACCACGCATCCGACACTGGCTCCACGCCTGATCCGTGCCCTGGAGACCATGGATCGCGCCACGGCGGAGTACAAAGGCCTGGCGACAGCTCGTGGCACACTGGCCGAGCAGTTGCGCCAGTTTGAGTGA